One window of Mustela lutreola isolate mMusLut2 chromosome 13, mMusLut2.pri, whole genome shotgun sequence genomic DNA carries:
- the GGACT gene encoding gamma-glutamylaminecyclotransferase, which yields MARVFVYGTLKRGQPNHGVLQDRANGCAAFRGRGRTLEPYPLVIAGEHNIPWLLNLPGQGQRVLGEIYAVDERMLSFLDEFEGCPNMYQRTPLRITVLEWEGARGAPEETPAADGTLQCFVYSTVTYAPEWVHLPHHDDYDSQGGHGLRYNPRENR from the coding sequence ATGGCCCGCGTGTTCGTGTACGGGACCCTGAAGAGAGGCCAGCCCAACCATGGGGTCCTGCAGGACCGCGCCAACGGCTGCGCCGCCTTCCGCGGCAGGGGCCGCACGCTGGAGCCCTACCCCTTGGTCATCGCCGGCGAGCATAACATCCCGTGGCTGCTCAACCTCCCAGGGCAGGGGCAGCGTGTGCTCGGCGAGATCTATGCGGTGGACGAGCGGATGCTGAGCTTCCTCGATGAGTTCGAGGGCTGCCCCAACATGTACCAGCGCACCCCGCTGCGGATCACCGTCCTCGAGTGGGAAGGCGCGCGTGGGGCCCCCGAGGAGACGCCGGCCGCTGACGGGACCCTGCAGTGCTTCGTGTACAGCACAGTCACCTACGCCCCCGAGTGGGTCCACCTCCCGCACCACGACGATTACGACTCCCAGGGGGGGCACGGCCTCCGCTATAATCCACGGGAGAACAGATGA